A region from the Acyrthosiphon pisum isolate AL4f chromosome A1, pea_aphid_22Mar2018_4r6ur, whole genome shotgun sequence genome encodes:
- the LOC100570069 gene encoding serine/arginine repetitive matrix protein 1 (The sequence of the model RefSeq protein was modified relative to this genomic sequence to represent the inferred CDS: added 154 bases not found in genome assembly) — protein MDYNSIDDDDVEKLRLAALMTFKKKSNLPINAISSTSGEFNKFANGNSYNNPARSNNRGRCFPVPNRSYNKRTYANVGFRRPTHANNNLIAIIPMDSEGDSLNDSISKNLSNNSNSKHTYTSDSTKLTNFQNLNKEVSTKFSRLENESGSEESDDSEAEDGKDDSDDGDVLLLGEEDEDLDDLDKLMDIMEAEIAGRDVKSSKKEKKSLKHKNKKDKSTLKNKLDAKTKIDELPIPIYQPKIIEDSKPQLKNPPEEELESIKTLEEIRNSSSQSSLLKSRVPLRSPSPPLRKRSMSPYSKLQKRSPLSRSPRRRSPSLDRYRYSPLRSRPYRRSLSPRRSPRRMSPLREKNLSPRRYSPLKSRYPYRSPSPRRRRRSVSRDLSPSRRRLSPLRRRSRSPLKIKSKSRSPKVRPAVRRRSPSPLKKVIRSRPISPPNIRRKDNKIMDDDHLKKREKIKSVDNQVESRPIDPVLEARKRKFESNKPIEPTSKKIILKKSNSVQVAIQTENKETQNEKKEPEIKPKTTHLTKKVKKVAHSFQVPKNISIKMNNDLETVNLRRVVKVNTSSDKICNKKRPRIVFGHEEKNEALIEEVNTFDKHNENIAKPNSTVTKVLHSEAVEVSSTSEEELSEEEVSEEEVSEENVDEESEKEDGQNSSDSCEEYIEEEEEEEEEIEEHQQGVDDQKESLQRNDTVDLRTELKRRRALRLNMIQVEVKKKPDSFYPARLLQSAIRGVVGSSSTNEAKRKKHSKIPEISIKTEGNSEGRRVIVMNRDKTRTDNVHEDYNDTVESYASVKRQKGKLKKGPARLRTTGVNNDNTNQKGLRKIIKRN, from the exons atggacTATAAT agtattgatgatgatgatgttgAAAAATTACGTCTAGCTGCACTTAtgacattcaaaaaaaaatctaatttgccAATAAATGCAATAAGTAGTACATCAggagaatttaataaatttgcaAATGGCAACTCCTACAATAATCCTGCAAGAAGTAATAATAGAGGACGCTGCTTTCCGGTGCCAAATAGATCATATAATAAACGCACATATGCTAAT GTTGGTTTTCGAAGACCAACTCATGCAAACAACAATTTGATTGCAATTATACCAATGGATAGTGAAGGTGATTCGCTAAATGATTCAATATCCAAGaatttatctaataatagtaattcaaAACATACGTATACTTCCGATTCCACCAAATTAaccaattttcagaatttaaaCAAGgaag tttctacaAAATTTAGCAGATTAGAAAATGAATCTGGTTCTGAAGAAAGTGATGATAGTGAAGCAGAAGATGGAAAAGACGATTCAGATGATGGAGATGTCTTATTATTGGGTGAAGAAGATGAAGATTTAGATGATCTTGATAAACTAATGGATATTATGGAGGCTGAAATTGCTGGTAGAGATGTTAAATCatctaaaaaagaaaagaaaagtttaaaacataaaaataaaaaagataagagtacactaaaaaataaattggatgCCAAGACTAAAATAGATGAACTTCCTATACCCATATATCAACCCAAGATTATTGAAGATTCCAAACCTCAGTTAAAAAATCCACCAGAAGAAGAATTAGAATCTATAAAAACTTTGGAAGAAATTAGAAACTCTTCATCACAATCTAGTTTGTTGAAATCACGTGTACCATTAAGATCTCCATCGCCACCTCTTAGAAAAAGATCGATGTCTCCTTATAGTAAACTTCAAAAAAGGTCACCATTGTCAAGATCACCACGAAGAAGATCTCCTTCCCTAGACAGATATAGATATTCACCACTACGATCAAGGCCCTATCGTAGGTCTTTATCACCAAGAAGATCACCTAGACGTATGTCACCATTAAGGGAAAAAAATCTTTCTCCTAGACGATATTCACCTCTTAAATCTCGTTATCCCTACCGTTCACCATCTCCAAGAAGAAGGCGTAGATCTGTATCACGGGATTTATCTCCTAGTAGAAGACGTTTATCGCCATTAAGGAGAAGAAGTAGATCTCCactcaaaattaaatcaaaatctaGATCACCTAAGGTAAGACCAGCTGTTAGAAGAAGATCACCTAGTCCATTAAAAAAAGTGATAAGGTCAAGACCAATATCACCTCCTAATATTCGGcgtaaagataataaaattatggatGATGATCACTTAAAGAaaagagaaaaaattaaatctgtTGATAATCAGGTGGAATCAAGGCCAATAGATCCGGTTTTAGAAgcaagaaaaagaaaatttgaatCCAACAAGCCAATTGAACCAaccagtaaaaaaattattttgaaaaaatccaATTCAGTTCAAGTAGCAATTCAGACTGAAAATAAAGAAACTCAAAATGAAAAGAAAGAACcagaaataaaaccaaaaactaCTCATTTAACAAAGAAAGTAAAAAAAGTTGCACATTCCTTCCAGGTTCCAAAAAATATTagcataaaaatgaataatgatttggAAACTGTAAATTTACGAAGAGTTGTAAAAGTAAATACTTCTTCAgacaaaatttgtaataaaaagcGACCCAGGATCGTGTTTGGacatgaagaaaaaaatgaagcGCTAATTGAAGAag ttaatacttTTGATAAACACAATGAGAATATTGCTAAACCAAATAGCACTGTAACAAAAGTATTACATTCTGAGGCAGTGGAAGTATCTAGTACATCAGAAGAAGAGTTGTCAGAAGAAGAAGTATCTGAGGAGGAAGTATCTGAAGAAAATGTAGATGAAGAAAGTGAAAAAGAAGATGGACAAAACTCCAGTGATAGTTGCGAGGAATATATTGAAGAGGAGgaggaagaagaagaagaaattgAAGAACATCAACAGGGAGTAGATGATCAAAAAGAATCCTTACAGCGTAATGATACAGTTGATCTTAGAACTGAACTAAAACGAAGAAGAGCCCTTCGATtaaatatg ATTCAAGTGGAAGTAAAGAAGAAACCAGATTCATTTTATCCTGCACGGTTATTACAGTCAGCTATAAGAGGTGTTGTTGGTTCAag cagTACTAATgaagctaaaagaaaaaaacattcgaAAATACCAGAAATTAGCATAAAAACAGAAG GTAACTCAGAAGGCCGAAGAGTAATTGTAATGAATCGAGACAAAACAAGGACTGAcaatg
- the LOC103310314 gene encoding uncharacterized protein LOC103310314 translates to MTVMSQEEMMVGIKTVAQGLEALKNELTASNNPSGQNTMQPEEKQSMLQKTLDMTELGLGEAQVSSLVFYYKLKVSIQLATFETLKCL, encoded by the coding sequence aTGACTGTGATGTCTCAAGAAGAAATGATGGTTGGTATTAAGACTGTTGCCCAAGGATTGGAAGCCCTGAAAAATGAGTTAACAGCATCTAATAACCCTTCTGGTCAAAATACAATGCAACCAGAGGAAAAACAGTCAATGCTTCAAAAAACTTTAGATATGACAGAATTGGGTCTTGGAGAAGCTCAGGTTAgtagtttagttttttattacaaattgaaaGTATCTATACAACTTGCCACTTTTGAAACCTTAAAGTGCCTTTAA